From the genome of Ziziphus jujuba cultivar Dongzao chromosome 4, ASM3175591v1:
ctataggatcaaacagatctttacaattgaggagatcttccatccgagatctccaaagtgtataatttgtggcagtaagcttaaccatagctcccgaagatgattcttccattgacattatggcttgaccaaaaatggaaccgaatttggcaaaacggagttaaccgttgcgtccagaacggccgaaaatggtggacttgactcttccggggtcaaaatataattaccaaaatttttggggcaaaaacataatttcacaaaaattcTGGATCAACatgtaaatacagaaactacaggggtcaatctgtaaatTCCAACAATTAAGGGGTTGTTCCgtaatttcaaaaacttatgatgacgtggcagattgtGTTGACGTGTCAACATGTGGCAGATGATATGTCGATTgcgtggctgacgacgtgtcgggtcccgtggcagatgacgtggctgggTTCGCTAACGTGTCTGCtaacgtggtcgtcttcaacctctaaACGGCGCATGAGGCGCATGAACTGCTGCAGAAACTTTCAGACGGCGCGTTCTGGCACGTGAAGGTCTGcgtttctctccggcgaacttggTTATTCTTTTATCATCgagtactttcacctggtattgttaaattaattatttgagcaacttttcgaaacaccaacttgaagaacagaggctctattacttcaaattttgaacccaagctctcgacctagagctctgataccacttattgtggttctctgaccactttagagaagaaatatgagaaaaataaaaagaattctattactctcttggaaatagaatacaaaaaataaaaacttctctcgtggaggattctcacgtggaacctctctctacactgtcaaattctctctggaattgttcactcttctctcaagctctttCTGGAACTTaaatactctctctctcggagtttactctcaatactcctcacttgggatgatattgagcttgccctcttggcttggcttgcatgaAACGGGATGAAGCCTATTTATAAGCTTACaaagtcggttgcatggccacaatcttcaacagcttctgacagtagcccacaattgttgagcaagttggagttcggtgttaaatgcagcaatggccattgtcaaagatggtggctgagcagtcttcacactggcagtgcagtggtggtgcggttGGACTTCACACCGAGCAATAGGGAAAGAATCGCCCGCTCCTTTCCACTGCCCACCACAAGTAGTAGCTTCATTCATGAATGCTCATGGAGAATAATCTCAGTAAAAGCAAGTTTGAATCCAGTTGTATAGTGTTTAACTAAAAGAGTTCAATCTCATATTACTCATCAATGTAACTACCATAAAACTTTCTCCATGGGggggtagagagagagagagagaaaaagagagtaaATAGCTAACATAGTATTCAGCAATCTGAACCTGCCTTGCTACTAATAGAAGAACAAAAGGATGCACAATTTctaatatatgatttttcaatttaaattaggTTAGCACAATCAAATTGCCAAATTCTTTCCAACATTCACCAAAACTGTTTTCCTGTTTGTTCCCAATTTCGGGACTATagtttaaaaagcaaaaaaaaatcaataataataagaatctATAAGAATAATTGCATAGTTTCAGATGAATAAACAATACCTGTTTTTAACAGGGCTTGTAATCGTTCTTGGAGTTTTTCCTTATGCATGAATGGTATTTCATTCAAATCAGCCTTTCCTAAGTTTCCATTTGATCCTTTTGATGCTGAGAGACCGATGCACGTTGAAGTTGAATGAGCATCTGCCATCTCCATAGCTATCCTATTCCTCGCTTTAGCCGGATAGAACAACCGTGCAAACGTCACTGCCACATTTATACATAAAACTGTCATTTAGAGGAACTGACCATTATTCAAAATGGCATATTTTACCAACATTAACAGTCCTTTCAATATCCGAAAATTTTCTACTGAGTATGGACCTCACAGATATGAACAAGATGGCTAGCCAAAAAGAATGATCTGGAAGGGTCACCGGACTCATCTTTATGCACaggaaaaaagtaagaaaaattattatatacttGAATAGATGACAGTACAGAAACTGATACTCAGAGTAAGTGAAGCAGAAGGTGAGATAGTCTGATAGATGGTCGATCCATACAAGCATCGAAATTGAACTCTAATGGTGGAAATTTTTTCGAAAAATCACAATCCTGTGGATTGGCGTGAAAAGTAGACACTTCTTATGATTACATTCCATTTAAGCTACAGCAAGAATCTGAcaatattttgacaaaatcaTACAAGAATTGAGACTTAGATCATTATAAAAAGGTAGCCAATCTtagatgaatttgaaaaattacatcAAAGAACAAAGTTGTACACCAAAGGGAGTGCCTTGACATTACTTTGATAAAATGTAATGGAAATGGAAGACATTGTTCTATTTCTTCtagaaagacaaaaaaataaaaataaaaattgacataaaCATGCATGATACATCCctaaagtttaattaaaacttcGAATGGattattattcaccaaaataaaattaaaaaaaaaaggattattcCAATTTATGTCCATAAATAAATGGTAAAGTTAATAAGGAATCTCACCTCTATTTTCCAGGTAGTTCAGCTTCAAATGCAAATCATCATCAGCCATGACCTGTTATTTGgttatcatttttaatttacacacttcacattttttttcttttttttttttgcgataTCCACAAAAATTTccaatagaaaataattataataataataataataacaataatcaaaacaataggatgcaaaaaaataataataataaaacaaaaaaaaaaagaaggagaaaatataggaagaaaaagaaaatgctaaaaaacagaaaatcttTAAGGAGATGATCAGAAAAACATGAagagaaaactaaaaaaaaaaaaagaaaagagggagGCGAAGAGATGGTTTACCGGAAACGGAGAATAGAGGCGGCCTAAGTTTCAGGAAACAATGAAATCCGAAGACACGGAAGCGAAAGcacaataattatattaataataatattaattagagagagagagtattttttttttattttttttggggaatagaGTATTCTTACGCTGCTTCTCCCCCGAATCTTCTAAGAGTATCAGAGAGTATAAACCAAGCACTTAATCGCATTCAAACGGACGCTAAAAGCATTTTAGTGGCATCTCTATTCTGATAAATACTAAAAATCCttctaaaatttaagatttgaAGGAACTatccaataaatattaaatgtgtcaaattttagaattaacTTTTAATGATCGAATGCTAAAATATAATGatgcaaaattataaatttgattaaatgGTTAAAGGGGTTTACATTTTTACCAACCAAACAAAATGATGATAAATTATTTCAATAAAAGGTTTTAGGATTCACACATTTTATTGTCatggaataaaaaataacaacgtTAACTTTGGCATTTTCAAGTCATTAAATAGCAAATGCCATAGGTGCgcattttaccatttatttctaATGAATTTatcgtatatttatatatatatatatatatatatagtatatgtgAGCTACCAGTTTATCTTTATATGATTTTTCCTTTAATAAACAAAGGTTTATTATCATGTCAATTTGATAACATTatgataagttttttttttttttcacaactaTTAGATTTCTTTGAATTTGTGTAATTGGGTTCAActgcttttaaaattattattattattgcaatgtttttaaaattaaatctaaataattaaattgatagatttttttaatattaccgATTTCGTAAAATATTGACCATATATGAGTTATGGCACATTTTTCATTACAAATTAGAAACATGCTAACCTGACATATAttctcaaaaaaagaaaaaagaaaaattacatatGTTATAATGGacatatcacttttttttttctcaggcacatccaaaattgtataaagtGTAAATGCCAAAAATTGttgtattatattaatattgagcttattataattaataaacattgttaatttaattactttaaaaaatcaaaattgtcCCAAAATcgtatataaaaatgaaagggaTTAAATATCTggtatttacaattttatgttgtgagtttaaaaaatataccaaCTAAATCAATTTTACATTGCCAAATATCTTATTGAttgttgaatatggatgaaatcTCATCatctaaaattattataacaattattatttttggaaataatAGAAATGGAAGAactaaaatttacattttattcaaaaaaatattggttttatCAATCAACACTCTTCAAGAGAcccccaggaaaaaaaaaaaattttctttttttttttcttttttttttggtttttattattattattttttaatagattgGCGTGGTAACAATTGACTAGTTTAATAAAAAGCAGTTCATAAAGCTGCAATTTCACAAAGCATTTAAACCATAGAAGAGCAAAATATGGTTCCAATTTTCTCAGTCGAACAGTTGACGTTGCGTACACTCATCTTCACATGTATAGTCGTTAAAAGCAGAGTAACAACGAAGTTGCAACAAAAAGACCAACAACTATTACGACAATATTTGAATGGCTTCACATCCCTCCCATAAAATGCTGACAAtcttttcacaaattttttgcATGAGAAAAATATCCGCTTTATCATTGAACTATAACATAGGAGACCATATTAAATTTTGCTTCAAACGACTTAAATTTGCATGTGTAAGAAACCCAATTTGGTTTATGAGACAATATAATACATTCATaccatatatgaaaaataaaaaataaaaaaggaaaaaaaaaataaaaaagaggagaGAATATGAAAGGAAAAGCTTATTTGCATGTTTTTAAGGTGTTTTGGCTTGTGTTTTCTTAGGCTTTACATCTTATACCCATGAGTTACAGCatgtttttacttctttttttttttttttttttcattactttacggatttttattttttatttttctattgtatCTCTTTTtggtttattcattaatttacaGGCCAAATATATAACACAGCATGCATTGTAGTTTGTTATATCTCTGCTATTATACAGAAAAGCCAGAATATAGGCTCTTAAGAATTACTCCTGGTGCAAATaggccccaaaaaaaacaaaaaatgaaaaatgaaatccaAAACACTTTTAGATAAAACTATTATGGTCtcctgccaaaaaaaaaaaaaaaaaaaaaagaggattatGATTAACCTAACCTTTTCCGGACCCTGTAATTGACACCCTCCTTTGGAGAAGAGGTGCatgaggaggaggaggtggtAGACAATCCTGACCAGTTCTTCTCAGCCATGTCCTTGTAGAATGCCTTCTGCACATCCTCTTTGAGTTCCATGTACCGCATTTTCTTCAACCTTTGCTCTTCCGGAGTTCCCTTTTCCAGGAAGTAAACATCAGGCATATCATCATCGTCCAAAAACTTATCAAGCACTTCTGAGCAatgggggaaaaatcgccggcCCTTTTCCACTGCCACCACAATCAGTAGCTTCATAAATATTGCTCATATAGAATAATCTCACTCAAAGTACAATTTTCCTAAGCTGGTTCCAGTTGAATTCCAGTTGTATAGTGTTTAATTAAAAGAGCTGAATCTCATGATACTCCTCGATGGTGGGAGAGAAAGAGACAGAGTAAATGGCTAACATAATATTCAGTACTCTAAACCCGCCATGCTAATAAttgaaggggggaaaaaaaaaggatgcaCTACTTCAaacatattattttcaatttaagaGAGCTTCAGCACAATCAGATTGCTAAGTTCCCTTCAACATTCACCAAAACTGTTTTCATGTTTGTTTCCATTTTCGGgactattataaaaaattcaataataataataagaaaaattgcATAGTTTCAGATAAATAGACAGAACCTGTTTTCATCAGGGCTTGTAGTCGTTCTTGGAGTTTTTTCTTCTGTACGGATGGTGTTTCATTCAAATCAACCTCTCTTAAGTTCCCATTCGATCCTCTCAATGCTGAGAGGCCAGTGTACGTTGAGGTGGAATGAGCATCTGCCCTCTCCATAGCTATCCTGGCTTCAGCCGGAAACAACAACCTTGCATACGCCACTGCCACATTTATACACAAACTGTCATTTAGAGGAGCTGACCATTATTCAAAATGTGTATATTTTAAGAACATTACTGGTCTGTTCAATATCTGAAAATTTCTACAGTATGGACCTCACAGCTATGAACAAGATGGCTAGCCAGACGGTTCAGTATACTCAATTTTATTCATAGGAAGGTAAGAAAAATGATTCTTCAGCAAACATGAAGAAACCTTACAATGATGCTTCAGGAAACATGAAGAAACCATGAAGAAACCTTACAAAGATAGCATAAGCTGTATGTCAAACATAAAGTCTTTCAAAACAACACAAACGGTCGAAGAGATGAAAACTCGGTGCACTTGTTATTGGGAAGACAAGAAGAAGACACATGTATCCTAAAATCAGAAAAAAACAGGAGCATGTACAAAAGGATCAAAATGACAAAATCTGATCCTTGAACAGAGATATATACTTGAAAACATTATGAAAGCATGCAATTTGATGAGATGGATGCCATCATACCAGAACAGATGCTGATACTCAGAATAAGTGAAGCAGAAGATGAGATACATGGTAGATCCATACTAGTATTGAAATTTAACTCTAAGGCAAAATTTTGTCTGAGAAATCAGAATACCGTGGTTTGATATAATGTAAACACTTTTAATGCCCCATTTAAGCTACAATAAGCATCTGACACAATTCTGAGAGAATCATCCAAGAATTTAGACTTAGATAAAAGGTAGCCAATCTTAGGTGAATTTAAAATTACAGTACAGAACAATAGTAACACCAAAGGGAAGACCTTGACATTACTTTATAATTATAATCGAAATGGAAGACATTGGTCTATTTCTTAcggaaagaaaacagaaaagtgACATAAACATCCAACCTAAACTTAATTAAATCTAATTGACGTCCATAAATAAATAGTGAAGTTTGTAAGTAATCTCACCTCTATCTTCCAGGAGGTTCAGCATCACATGCAAATCATCAGCCATGACCTGTGATTTCATTATCATATTCCCAGACATTGAATTTCTTCGCATCTCTCTCTCAAGAACGTCAATGCATATTCGATCCTTGTTAGATTCCTCTCCCTGCTTCGTATCCTCGTTATAGTCCTTTGGCCTAGTTGATCTGCGGCAAATTGCAACAGCTGTTTGCCCATCCAATGTAGTCTCCATTGCAGATGCTCCCTGGTCCAAAAGTGCCACGAGAACTGATGGCTCCTTACGTCTTGCAGCGATGTGAAGCACAGTATGTCCTCGAGGGTTGCGGAGATTTAGATCAGCCAAGTTTATACTAAGGACCTCCTTGACAACCTTAGGATCGCAGTATGCAACAGCATAGTGGAGTGCACAAGCATCATTAAGAGTAATGTCAGATTCACTCAGAAGAAGCTTGACCAGTTCAACATCATCAGAGTCCAATGCTTTGTGGATTCTCTTGATTCTCTTCTCCTGAGTTGGCTCTCTCATTTCTATCCCACTAGATTCTTCCTCTTGCTCAGATGCACGGCGCAATGACTTGATTTCAGTTAGAACTTCATAAGGAAGCTCTTTCTCTAAAGACAAATTGTCAAGATTTGACCTTGCTACCCTCTGGATGCAGTGCGAGCGAAGATGGTTCAGTTGGCAATGGAAGGCAGCCAAGAGAATTGGAATTACATCTTCCACAAGAGCTTTCTCAACAAAGTTTGAAAGCCGCCGCTACATGTATAACACCAGGCATAGGTAAATACAAATGTATAACAGAAGCTAGCTATTattctttcaaaattattaactaGAATGATCTAAACGATTGAATTTAACATTTGAGACTGTCAAAGTCACCGAAAAACTTGGAAATGATGTCTTTCAATGTTGTTTGAATAGCAGAATGCTAGTTTTCGGTCAAACTATTGAATTAtcgtttttttaaaattaaaattggattTGAGGAAACCTCAAATTCCCCCCATTTCCACACTATGAATTACCAGTTTAACAAACAAAAGTTCAAAG
Proteins encoded in this window:
- the LOC107416624 gene encoding BTB/POZ domain and ankyrin repeat-containing protein NPR1, which translates into the protein MENINELSSSLSFASSSYISNGSSDHNLSSISACASSEPWQNPENLSLSRLSSNIEKLLIDPEYDYSDAEIVVEEKVVGVHRCILAARSQFFHELFKKANEGSKMEGKPKYLMSELVPYGKVGFEAFNVFLNYLYTGTGKLKPSPPEVSTCVDDGCAHDACRPAIDYAVELMYASATFQMKELVLLVQRRLSNFVEKALVEDVIPILLAAFHCQLNHLRSHCIQRVARSNLDNLSLEKELPYEVLTEIKSLRRASEQEEESSGIEMREPTQEKRIKRIHKALDSDDVELVKLLLSESDITLNDACALHYAVAYCDPKVVKEVLSINLADLNLRNPRGHTVLHIAARRKEPSVLVALLDQGASAMETTLDGQTAVAICRRSTRPKDYNEDTKQGEESNKDRICIDVLEREMRRNSMSGNMIMKSQVMADDLHVMLNLLEDRVAYARLLFPAEARIAMERADAHSTSTYTGLSALRGSNGNLREVDLNETPSVQKKKLQERLQALMKTVEKGRRFFPHCSEVLDKFLDDDDMPDVYFLEKGTPEEQRLKKMRYMELKEDVQKAFYKDMAEKNWSGLSTTSSSSCTSSPKEGVNYRVRKRSNS
- the LOC132803403 gene encoding BTB/POZ domain and ankyrin repeat-containing protein NPR2-like, which translates into the protein MADDDLHLKLNYLENRVTFARLFYPAKARNRIAMEMADAHSTSTCIGLSASKGSNGNLGKADLNEIPFMHKEKLQERLQALLKTVERSGRFFPYCSV